In Arachis hypogaea cultivar Tifrunner chromosome 2, arahy.Tifrunner.gnm2.J5K5, whole genome shotgun sequence, a genomic segment contains:
- the LOC112734542 gene encoding F-box protein CPR1 isoform X1, with product MEKKQKSIDDILPHDLIHRILLRVPAKHLARLRCVSKLWYSLISDPQFAELHFHHSPAATNATIFIDHINRTVAYFVYLEALFSDDIDTSPIKVVPPPFKKKKPPTDFEFLGSCRGFVLLHRDPHFLVVWNPLTGYSKRISYSRIASRCVYKDIRLPCKFYLYGFGYDASQDDYVIVVAWQDKDYHYHLDYLSLRTNSWINLDAAFSKPSGVFDINSCGLFLNGAIHWLPHSPKTFRDAILIFDLKERTFSRISGPEQPVKSAFSYSNLALLGGCLALYYRNDVSHNTHIWVMKEYKVHSSWTLYEIPCNVYQLFCLSSNGDIIVRGYDEVEVGYFIYNVRGDLLTHFKDLYYPFRITDPVYTESLLPFPSDIKDKDKKKMKKKRKENSQQNQKDVKQGKRI from the exons ATGGAGAAGAAGCAGAAGAGCATTGACGATATCCTCCCTCATGACCTGATTCACAGAATCTTACTGAGAGTGCCTGCCAAGCATCTCGCTCGCCTCAGGTGCGTTTCGAAGCTCTGGTACTCTCTAATTTCCGATCCACAATTTGCGGAATTGCATTTTCATCACTCTCCCGCAGCCACCAACGCAACCATCTTCATAGACCACATAAACCGCACTGTGGCTTACTTCGTTTACTTAGAAGCACTCTTTAGTGACGACATTGATACATCACCCATAAAAGTGGTGCCTCCCCCtttcaagaagaaaaagccacctACTGATTTTGAGTTCCTGGGATCCTGCAGAGGCTTTGTTCTTTTACATCGAGACCCACATTTTCTTGTGGTATGGAACCCACTGACTGGATACAGCAAAAGAATATCCTACTCTCGTATTGCTTCTCGTTGTGTGTACAAGGACATTAGGCTTCCCTGCAAGTTTTATCTGTATGGATTTGGTTATGATGCTTCACAGGATGACTACGTAATTGTTGTAGCTTGGCAGGATAAGGATTACCATTATCACTTGGATTACTTGTCCTTGAGAACCAATTCATGGATTAATCTCGATGCTGCATTCTCCAAACCCTCGGGTGTTTTTGACATCAATTCTTGTGGGTTGTTCTTGAATGGTGCTATTCATTGGCTGCCTCACTCTCCTAAAACTTTTAGGGATGCTATTCTTATCTTTGATCTGAAGGAGAGGACTTTTTCAAGGATATCTGGGCCGGAACAACCTGTAAAGAGTGCATTCTCCTATTCAAATCTCGCCCTACTAGGAGGCTGCCTAGCCTTGTATTATCGCAATGATGTTAGCCATAACACTCACATATGGGTGATGAAAGAATATAAAGTGCACTCATCTTGGACTCTCTATGAGATTCCTTGCAACGTCTATCAGCTATTCTGCTTATCCAGTAATGGTGATATTATTGTAAGAGGTTATGATGAAGTAGAAGTAGGTTACTTCATATATAATGTCAGAGGAGACCTGCTCACACATTTTAAAGATCTTTATTATCCATTCCGAATAACGGATCCTGTGTATACAGAGAGTCTCTTGCCATTCCCTAGTGACATTAAGGATAAggataagaagaagatgaaaaagaagaggaaggaaaaca GCCAACAGAATCAGAAAGATGTCAAACAAGGAAAGAGAATTTAG
- the LOC112734542 gene encoding F-box protein CPR1 isoform X2, producing the protein MEKKQKSIDDILPHDLIHRILLRVPAKHLARLRCVSKLWYSLISDPQFAELHFHHSPAATNATIFIDHINRTVAYFVYLEALFSDDIDTSPIKVVPPPFKKKKPPTDFEFLGSCRGFVLLHRDPHFLVVWNPLTGYSKRISYSRIASRCVYKDIRLPCKFYLYGFGYDASQDDYVIVVAWQDKDYHYHLDYLSLRTNSWINLDAAFSKPSGVFDINSCGLFLNGAIHWLPHSPKTFRDAILIFDLKERTFSRISGPEQPVKSAFSYSNLALLGGCLALYYRNDVSHNTHIWVMKEYKVHSSWTLYEIPCNVYQLFCLSSNGDIIVRGYDEVEVGYFIYNVRGDLLTHFKDLYYPFRITDPVYTESLLPFPSDIKDKDKKKMKKKRKENSVMQW; encoded by the exons ATGGAGAAGAAGCAGAAGAGCATTGACGATATCCTCCCTCATGACCTGATTCACAGAATCTTACTGAGAGTGCCTGCCAAGCATCTCGCTCGCCTCAGGTGCGTTTCGAAGCTCTGGTACTCTCTAATTTCCGATCCACAATTTGCGGAATTGCATTTTCATCACTCTCCCGCAGCCACCAACGCAACCATCTTCATAGACCACATAAACCGCACTGTGGCTTACTTCGTTTACTTAGAAGCACTCTTTAGTGACGACATTGATACATCACCCATAAAAGTGGTGCCTCCCCCtttcaagaagaaaaagccacctACTGATTTTGAGTTCCTGGGATCCTGCAGAGGCTTTGTTCTTTTACATCGAGACCCACATTTTCTTGTGGTATGGAACCCACTGACTGGATACAGCAAAAGAATATCCTACTCTCGTATTGCTTCTCGTTGTGTGTACAAGGACATTAGGCTTCCCTGCAAGTTTTATCTGTATGGATTTGGTTATGATGCTTCACAGGATGACTACGTAATTGTTGTAGCTTGGCAGGATAAGGATTACCATTATCACTTGGATTACTTGTCCTTGAGAACCAATTCATGGATTAATCTCGATGCTGCATTCTCCAAACCCTCGGGTGTTTTTGACATCAATTCTTGTGGGTTGTTCTTGAATGGTGCTATTCATTGGCTGCCTCACTCTCCTAAAACTTTTAGGGATGCTATTCTTATCTTTGATCTGAAGGAGAGGACTTTTTCAAGGATATCTGGGCCGGAACAACCTGTAAAGAGTGCATTCTCCTATTCAAATCTCGCCCTACTAGGAGGCTGCCTAGCCTTGTATTATCGCAATGATGTTAGCCATAACACTCACATATGGGTGATGAAAGAATATAAAGTGCACTCATCTTGGACTCTCTATGAGATTCCTTGCAACGTCTATCAGCTATTCTGCTTATCCAGTAATGGTGATATTATTGTAAGAGGTTATGATGAAGTAGAAGTAGGTTACTTCATATATAATGTCAGAGGAGACCTGCTCACACATTTTAAAGATCTTTATTATCCATTCCGAATAACGGATCCTGTGTATACAGAGAGTCTCTTGCCATTCCCTAGTGACATTAAGGATAAggataagaagaagatgaaaaagaagaggaaggaaaaca gTGTAATGCAATGGTGA